DNA sequence from the Corynebacterium freneyi genome:
CCCTGTCCACGGGCTCGTCCGTGCTCGTGGAAGACGCGGCCATCGCCACCCAGTCCGTCGCCGACGAGCTGCACCCCAACCGCGGCGTCGTCAAGGAACTGCGCCGCGACGAGGAATTCTCCATGTTCGCGCTGACCTGGACCGGCTCGGCGGACGTGGCCAGCTACTTCCGCGCACTGCGTCCCGACGGCACGTGGTCGGAGTGGTACAGCGCCGAACCGCACTACCCCGCCGAGGGCCAGGGCAACGGTCTCAACGGCACCGAGCTCGTCTTCGTCGAGCCGACCACCGCCGTGCAGATCTCCACCCACGGCCTCAACGTCTTCGGCCCCGGCTCCGGCGTGACCGTCGACGACATCGAGGGCTCCTCCGATCTCACCGACGAGGAGCGCAGCCGTCTCGAGGACTACCTCGGCGCGGGCAGCTCCGGCGGCGGTGATGCCGACACCGGCGACGTGACCGGCAGCTCCGAAGACCGGGGCGCCGCAGCGACCGACGCGGCCACCGGTTCAACCGAGGGCGCCAACGGCATCACCGTCAACGACCTGCCGGCCTGGCGCGACATCGAAGCCGTCAACGACGAGGTGCCGCTCGACGACGTCGAGGCGGTCTTCATCGACGGCAACGTCCAGGAGGGCGACGGCATCGACCCGATCGTCGACGCGAAGAACCTGACCGGCATGCCGCGCGTGATCACCCGAGCGGGCTGGGGCGCGAACGAGAACAGCCGCTGCCGCAACGCAACCTACGACGATTCGATGAAGGCGACGACGGTCCACCACACCGCCGGCTCGAACAACTACAGCGAGGCGCAGGCCGCCGGCATCGTCCGCGGCGTGTACCACTACCACGCCCAGACGCTGGGCTGGTGCGACGTGGGTTACAACGCGATGGTCGACAAGTACGGCAACATCTACGAGGGCCGTTACGGCGGCCTGGACAAGAACGTCCAGGGCGCCCATGCGGGCGGCTTCAACAAGAACACCTGGGGCATTTCGATGCTGGGCGACTACTCGTCCGTCCAGCCGACCCAGGCGATGATCAACTCCGTGGGCAACATGCTCGGCTGGCGCCACAAGGTCGCCGGCGTGGACCCGAAGGGCACCACGACGCTGACCTCCGCGGGTTCGCACTACGCCAAGTACCCGTACGGCACCCAGGTGAAGCTGCCGAACATCTTCGCCCACCGCGACGTCGGCAACACGACGTGCCCGGGCAACGCCGGCTACGCGCAGATGGACAACATCCGCTCCATCGCGGACAAGAAGTACAAGTCCCTGAACAGGGGCAACATCGTCAACGAGGCGCCCAGCGGCGGCACCGACATCACCATCGCCGGTACGGACACCGGCACCGGCAACACCGACGACGGAACGACCGAGGGCAACCGACCCGGCACGGGCGAGGGCACGGACAACACCGGCGGCGCCACCACCGGCGGAAACGGCACCGGCACCGGTACGGGCACTGGCACGGGCAACACCGGCGGTGGCGCCACCGACGACGGAACGATCGGCGGAAACGGCACCGGCACCGGTACGGGCACCGAAGGCTCGGGCTCGTCCGGCGGCAGCGGCACGGGCACGGGCACCGACGACTCCGGCTCCGTGTCGGAAGACGACGCCCTGACCGTCATTTCGGGCGCCCGCTCCATCCTGGCCGCGGCGTTCGGTGTCCTGGGCACGCCGGGCCTGGGCGAGACGTCCGACGCCATCTTCGCGGCCGTCGGAAAGTCCGTCGAGGAGGGCCCGTCCATCGACGACATTCCGGTTCTGGTGGAGAAGATCCTGGAAATCGACGAGAAGAACGACCTCGCCGCGGAGTGGGCCAGCGTCGTCGAGCAGTTCGGCGATGTCCTGGGCCCGGCGCAGTCCGGCGTCCAGAACGGTGCGACGGTCGCGAATCCGCAGGGCCGCGCCGACACGCTTCGCTACGTGAAGTTCGAAAACGGCATCATCACCGATTCGCACTCCACCGGCTCGGTGGCGCTGTGGGGCGAAATCGCAGACGCCTGGGCCAAGCAGGGCTTCGAGGTCGGAGACCTGGGCGCCCCGACGTCGACGCAGACGATCGAGGACGGCGTCGAGAAGGCCGAGTTCCAGGGCGGAACGATCACCTTCGACCCGGCGACCGGCAAGGTCTCGGTCGACCTGAAGTAAGCGTTGGCCGGGTGGCGCCCGCCGCATGGCGTGCGCACCCGGCTTCCGCGCCCGCCGCATGGCGGGCGCTTCAGTGCTTTTCGACGCCGGCGACTAGAACCAGCGCTCGAGCACCCGCGCGACGCCGTCGTCGTCGTTTGTGGCGGTGACCTCGTCGGCGGCCCGTTGCACCTCGGGCACCGAGTTGCCCATGGCGACGCCCAGGCCGGCCCAACGGATCATTTCGATGTCGTTGGGCATGTCGCCGAAGCACACCACGTCGGAAGCGCCCGCGCCGACGAGCCCGGCGAGTTCCTCCAGCCCGGCGCGTTTGGTCACGCCCGGCGCCGACACCTCGATGAGCCCCTCGGGCATGGAGTAGGTGACGTGCGCCAGGTCGGCGGGAATATGCGGCGCGATGATGGAATGCAGCTCCGCACTGGCCATCCCCGGGTTGCTGAGCAGCATTTTCGTGGCGGGCTCGGACATCATCTCGGTTTCCCCGCAAATGCCGTGCTCGGTCGACTCCCACGCGTGGGCGTAGGCGGGCCCGACCACGAACAATTCGTCCGATGGGTCGAGGGCGGAACGCCCGGCGCGCTCGACGGCGACGCCGACGGGCCCGATGTCGGCCATCGCGGATCGCGCGATGGCGACCACCTCGGCCTGCACCTCCGGCGCAAGGCTGTGGTCGGCGAGCACGACGTCGCGCCCGGAGTCGTACAGCACCGCCCCGTTGCCGCAGACGCACACGGGCCGCACCGGCAGTTGTTCCAGCACGGGCTGCAGCCAACGGGCCGGTCGCCCGGTGGCCAGCGTCAGCGGCACGCCGCGGCGGATCATGCGGCCGATGGCCCGCTTCAGGCGCGGCGACACGCGATCCCGTGAATCGAGCAGGGTGCCGTCGATGTCGGAGGCGACCAGCAACGGCGGCAGCTCCCCCGTGCCGTACGACCGCCCCTCTCCCCCTGCAGCGGCGGCCGCGTCGGAGCCACGGGGAACCTCGGTGGTCACGTCGGGTCAGCGCTCCCGGGGTTCGGGGGCGGTGCCGTCGCCCGCATCGCCGTCGCCGCCGGGCCGCTTGCCTTCCCGGGCGAGCTTCGCGTCGCGCTTGGCGATGCGCTCCAGCCGCTCCTTCTCGTCCATCTCGTCGGCCTCCTCCAGCGTCGGCGCGGAACCGCCGAGCGAGGCGGGCAACCAGTAGGCGCCGGGCTCGTCCCCGTACCGCTCGATGTAATCGGCCCGCAGGGCGGCCAACTGTTCGGCCATGGCGTCGTGAAGCCTCGCGGTGTCCGCGGCGGCATCGCCCGTAGTGCGGATCGGCTCGCCGACGCGAATCCAGATGGGAACGTTGACGCGGCCGAGGTTCTTCTTGCGACCCTTGGTCCACACCCGCTGCGAACCGAAGATCGTCACCGGGACCAAAGGCACCTCGGCCTCGTCCGCCAGGCGTGCGGCACCGGTCTTGAACTCCTTGATTTCGAAGGACCGCGAGATCGTGGCCTCCGGGAAAATGCCCACCAGGGCACCGGCGCGCAGTCGGCGCACCGCCTCCTCGTAGGCGCCGCGACCGGCGAGACGGTCGACCTCGATGTGCTTCATCGCGCGCATCAGGGGGCCGGCGTACTTGTTGTCGAAGATCTCCTTCTTCGCCATGAAGCGGATCAGGCGGCGGCCGTTGAGGAACGCCGGGATCCCCGCGTAGACGAAGTCGAAGTACCCGGTGTGATTCACCGCGACCATCGCGCCGCCGTCGACGGGCATGTGCTCCGCGCCGTCGACGGTGATGTCCAGGCCCTGGAAGCGCATGTAGGCGATGGCGACGGGCAGGGTGATCCGCCCGTAGAGCACCTCCTTCGCCTCATCGGTCAGTGGGGCCGGCCGGAAGGACTTCGGGACGGCGAATCCCCGGATCTTCGTGTAGTTGAACGCGTCGAACGCCATTCGTCAGCCCTTCTTCTTCGGGTTGGCCACCGGCTCGAGGACGTCGCGGCCGACGAACGGGCGCAGCGCCTCGGGCACGACGACGGATCCGTCGGCGCGCTGGTTGTTCTCCAGGATGGCCACGAGCCAGCGGGTGGTGGCCAGCGTGCCGTTGAGGGTGGCGCAGAACTGGGTGCCGCCGTTGTCGTCGCGGTAGCGGGTCTTCAGGCGCCGGGCCTGGAAGGTGGTGCAGTTCGACGTCGACGTCAGCTCGCGGTAGGTGTTCTGCGTCGGCACCCACGCCTCGGTGTCGTACTTGCGGGCGGCCGACGAGCCGAGATCGCCGCCGGCGACGTCGATGATGCGGTAGGGCACCTCGACGGCGGCGAGCATGTCGCGCTCCATGTCCAGCAGCTTCCGGTGCTCGGCCTCGGCGTCCTCCGGCTTGCAGTAGGAGAACATCTCCACCTTGTCGAACTGGTGGACTCGGAGGATCCCGCGGGTGTCCTTGCCGTAGGACCCGGCTTCGCGACGGAAGCAGGACGACCAACCGGCGTAGCGGATGGGGCCGTCGGACAGGTCGATGATCTCGTCGGCGTGGTAACCGGCGAGGGCGACCTCGGAGGTGCCAACCAGGTAAAGGTCGTCCTCTTCGAGGCGGTAGACCTCGTCGGCGTGCGCGCCGAGGAAGCCGGTGCCGGCCATGGTTTCGGGGCGGACGAGCACGGGCGGGATCATCAGCTGGAAGCCGTGCTCGGTGGCCTTCTGGGCCGCCAGGTTGAGCAGGCCGAGCTGCAGCATCGCGCCGGCGCCGGTGAGGAAGTAGAAGCGGGAGCCGGACACCTTCGCGCCGCGCTCCATGTCGATCAGTCCGAGCGATTCGCCGAGGTCGAGGTGGTCCTTCGGCTCGAAGTCGAACTCGGGGACCTCGCCGACGTGCTCGAGGACGATGTAGTCGTCTTCGCCGCCCGCCGGGGCGCCGGCGACGATGTTGCCGAGCTTCATCTGCAGCTCGTGGACGGCGGCCTCGGCTTCGCGCTGCTCGTTTTCGGCGTCCTTGACGCGGCCGGAGAACGCCTTGGCCTCCTCCAGCAGGGCGGGGCGCTCTTCCTTGGAGGCGGCGCCGATCTTCTTGCCGAATCCCTTGTGCTCGGCGCGCAGCGCGTCGGCGTTGGCGATGGCGTCGCGGCGGCGGGCGTCGGCGTCGAGCAGCTCGTCGACGAGGGCGGGGTCTTCGCCGCGGGTGCGCTGCGATTCGCGGACGACGTCGGGATTGTCGCGGAGGAATTTCAGATCGATCACGTGCCCAGGGTACCCGGAGGAGGTCGGCGTTCACCGGCAACCGGGGAAAGGCTGCTTTGCGACGGCCCCTCCCCCGTCTCCGGCCCCGTGCCCGGGGCGTGCCGGGGAGCCATCGGCCGACTGCGATCAGGTCAGCGTCGTCAAGCCCTGCCAGACGAAGGAAACGCCCATCACGGCGAAAACGACGCCCGCCACCAGATCGATCCACGGTCCCGCCGACACCATGCGGCGCACCACCGGCTCCGTCGACACCGTGACGGCGATCAGCCCGAACCACAGCACCGACGTGATCACCAGCGCCGCGATGTAGACCACCTGCACCCACCACGGCGCGCCGACCGGCATGAACTGCGACAGCACCGCCGCGAAGAAAAGGACGATCTTCGGGTTGGACA
Encoded proteins:
- a CDS encoding HAD family hydrolase; this translates as MPPLLVASDIDGTLLDSRDRVSPRLKRAIGRMIRRGVPLTLATGRPARWLQPVLEQLPVRPVCVCGNGAVLYDSGRDVVLADHSLAPEVQAEVVAIARSAMADIGPVGVAVERAGRSALDPSDELFVVGPAYAHAWESTEHGICGETEMMSEPATKMLLSNPGMASAELHSIIAPHIPADLAHVTYSMPEGLIEVSAPGVTKRAGLEELAGLVGAGASDVVCFGDMPNDIEMIRWAGLGVAMGNSVPEVQRAADEVTATNDDDGVARVLERWF
- a CDS encoding N-acetylmuramoyl-L-alanine amidase is translated as MSALIAAPLVALGGTAAIELIEDNGRGPVDVLVDKVALSTGSSVLVEDAAIATQSVADELHPNRGVVKELRRDEEFSMFALTWTGSADVASYFRALRPDGTWSEWYSAEPHYPAEGQGNGLNGTELVFVEPTTAVQISTHGLNVFGPGSGVTVDDIEGSSDLTDEERSRLEDYLGAGSSGGGDADTGDVTGSSEDRGAAATDAATGSTEGANGITVNDLPAWRDIEAVNDEVPLDDVEAVFIDGNVQEGDGIDPIVDAKNLTGMPRVITRAGWGANENSRCRNATYDDSMKATTVHHTAGSNNYSEAQAAGIVRGVYHYHAQTLGWCDVGYNAMVDKYGNIYEGRYGGLDKNVQGAHAGGFNKNTWGISMLGDYSSVQPTQAMINSVGNMLGWRHKVAGVDPKGTTTLTSAGSHYAKYPYGTQVKLPNIFAHRDVGNTTCPGNAGYAQMDNIRSIADKKYKSLNRGNIVNEAPSGGTDITIAGTDTGTGNTDDGTTEGNRPGTGEGTDNTGGATTGGNGTGTGTGTGTGNTGGGATDDGTIGGNGTGTGTGTEGSGSSGGSGTGTGTDDSGSVSEDDALTVISGARSILAAAFGVLGTPGLGETSDAIFAAVGKSVEEGPSIDDIPVLVEKILEIDEKNDLAAEWASVVEQFGDVLGPAQSGVQNGATVANPQGRADTLRYVKFENGIITDSHSTGSVALWGEIADAWAKQGFEVGDLGAPTSTQTIEDGVEKAEFQGGTITFDPATGKVSVDLK
- the serS gene encoding serine--tRNA ligase encodes the protein MIDLKFLRDNPDVVRESQRTRGEDPALVDELLDADARRRDAIANADALRAEHKGFGKKIGAASKEERPALLEEAKAFSGRVKDAENEQREAEAAVHELQMKLGNIVAGAPAGGEDDYIVLEHVGEVPEFDFEPKDHLDLGESLGLIDMERGAKVSGSRFYFLTGAGAMLQLGLLNLAAQKATEHGFQLMIPPVLVRPETMAGTGFLGAHADEVYRLEEDDLYLVGTSEVALAGYHADEIIDLSDGPIRYAGWSSCFRREAGSYGKDTRGILRVHQFDKVEMFSYCKPEDAEAEHRKLLDMERDMLAAVEVPYRIIDVAGGDLGSSAARKYDTEAWVPTQNTYRELTSTSNCTTFQARRLKTRYRDDNGGTQFCATLNGTLATTRWLVAILENNQRADGSVVVPEALRPFVGRDVLEPVANPKKKG
- a CDS encoding lysophospholipid acyltransferase family protein, which translates into the protein MAFDAFNYTKIRGFAVPKSFRPAPLTDEAKEVLYGRITLPVAIAYMRFQGLDITVDGAEHMPVDGGAMVAVNHTGYFDFVYAGIPAFLNGRRLIRFMAKKEIFDNKYAGPLMRAMKHIEVDRLAGRGAYEEAVRRLRAGALVGIFPEATISRSFEIKEFKTGAARLADEAEVPLVPVTIFGSQRVWTKGRKKNLGRVNVPIWIRVGEPIRTTGDAAADTARLHDAMAEQLAALRADYIERYGDEPGAYWLPASLGGSAPTLEEADEMDEKERLERIAKRDAKLAREGKRPGGDGDAGDGTAPEPRER